From the Candidatus Binatia bacterium genome, the window CACCACTGAATTTCGCCGCAAGGAGAAACCGCACCGATGAATGTGAAGACTTTTGCGCCGGCCGCACTCGCTGCCTCACTGGCGCTCCTAGCCAACGCCCCCATTGCCTCCGCCGGACTCGACGCGGGCCTCTGGCCGATGTTCCAGCACGATCCGCAGCACTCGGGTCGCACGACGGTGAACGGCCCTCAGGGCCCCGCTCCGCAGCTCGTTTGGGAGTTCCGGGGAGACTCGCGCTTCCGCGCCGCGGTCGTGGTCGACGTGAACGGAACCATCTACGCGCCCAACGGTAAGCGACCGCTGACCGCAATCGACCCAAACACCGGACTCGAGCTCTGGTCGGCAAACGTGCTGCCGGTTGCCGGCAAGTCGAAAGTGGGTCTCGCGGATCGCTCGCAGCCTGCCGTCTCTGACGACGGCCGGATTTTCCAGGGCGCGCGCGACAACAACCTCTGGGTGACCGAGACAGGCACGGGCGCCGGCGACACCGCGGGCGAGATCTCCTGGACGTTCCACATCCCCCACGACGGCGACGTCACCACGTCTCCGACGATCGCCTCGGACGGCACGGTCTACATGGGCTCGGAGGCCCTGGGGTCGGGCTGGTTCTACGCGATGAATGCCGACGGCACCTTCAAGTGGCCCAACAGCGCGAACGTGCAGGACGGCAAGGTCGTTCTCGGCGGGAGCCTGAAGAACGTCTCTGCGGCTCTCACACCGGACGAGTCGATCGTGTTCGTGTCGATCAAGACAGAAGCGATCGCCCTCAACGCCGCGGACGGCAGCGAGCGCTGGCGCAACGTCACCGCCTCTAAGGGCTTTGGCAGCCGGACGCCCAACTACAGCCCGGTCGTCTCCGCCGACGGCTCTACGGTCTACTTCAACTCCAAAGACGGCCTGTGGGCCTTCGACACGGACACCGGCGCCACGGTCTGGCCGACGCCCTTCGTGCCACCCCATCCCGGCGGCAAGAAGCGCGAAGCGCTGAAATCCGCTCCCGCGCTGGGCGCGGACGGCACTATCTACATCGGAGCCTCGAAATCGAAGAAATCCAGCCACTTCTACGCGCTGGACCCCGCCGACGGCAGCATCAAATGGGCCCACGAGCACACGGACAAGGGGCAATACATCAACGCCCAGGCCGTGATCGGAGCCGACGGCACTGTCTATACGGGCTTCGGCAAAATGCTCTACGCCTTCGAGGGCAATGGCGATGGCGTGGGCGGAAGCTCCATCAAATGGAACATTTTCGTGCCAGGAAAGTTCGATGCCGGCCCGATCATCGGCGCCGCCGGAACAATCTACGTCGGAGTGAGTAAAAGGCTGTACAAAGTGACCGACTAGCTGGCATTTTGTACTCTTCACTTCCGCGGGGCCGGTCGGGACCAGCACTGCGGGAGACCGAAGTCTTCGGGGGACGACTTCGGACACTCATCCAACAGCCCGACCCCAATACAGGAGCCCGCACCATGAACCTCAAAAAAGCTCTCTCCACCGCCCTCTCCCCCCTCGCCGTCTGCGCCATGCTCGGCTTCACGGGAACGGATGCGGCGGCCGGCCTCGCGACCTCCCCGTGGCCCATGTTCCAGCACGACGCGCAACACTCTGGCCGCACGGACGTGAGCGGGCCTCAGGGTCCCGTTCCGAACATCGCCTGGTTCAAGAAGACACGCTCGCGCCTACGCGCTTCGGTTGCAGTCGGACCGACCGGTACCGTCTTCGTTCCCAATGGGAAGAACCCGCTCTCGGCTTTCGACGGAACCACCGGCGTCGAACTCTGGCAGTCGTCGAACCATAATGGCGGACACGCGGATCGCTCGGGCCCCGCGGTCAACGACGTGGGCGTCGTCTATCAGGGCGCACGCGACAACGACCTGTGGGCGTGTGACACGACCACCGGAAACGTGAACTGGCGCTACCACATTCCCCACGACGGCGACGTCACGACGCCCCCGACGATTGGGAGCGACGGAACGATCTACATGGGCTCCGAAGCACTCGGCTCCGGCTGGGTGTATGCGATGACGCCGGCCGGCGCGCCAAAGTGGCCGGTGGGCGGAAACGTCGTCGACGATGGTCACGTCGTCCTGAGGGGCAGCTTCAAGAACGCCTCGCCGTGCCTCAGCCATGACGAGCTCACCCTGTACCTCTCGGTCAAGGACGAAGCGATTGCGCTCGACTCCGCCACGGGCGCCGAGCTCTGGCGCGTCGAGATCGCCGGCAAGGGCTTCGGCAGCCGCCACCCGAACTACGCCGCCACAATGTCGAACGACGACACGCAGGTCTACTACCAGTCGAAGTCCGGCCTGTGGGCCCTCGACCCGGCGACCGGCGACGCGCTCTGGCTCTTCGTTCCTGAGAACAAGCAGGAGCTAAAGTCCGCCGTTGCCATCGGCGCGGACGGCACGATCTACATCGGCGCATCGAAGAAAAAGTCCTCGCACTTCTACGCACTCGACCCGGTCGACGGCAGCATCAAATGGAAGCACGTTCACTCGACGAAGGGGCGGTACTCGAACAACCAGGCCGCGGTCGGGGCCGACGGGAAGATCTACGTCGGGTTCGGCAAAGCCGTGTTCGCGTTCGAAGAGGGCGGCGACGGCCTCGGTGGCAGTGACCTCGCCTGGTCGATGCCCCTCCCCGGCAGGATCGACGCCGGTGTCATCATCGGCGGCCCAGGCGTCCTGTACGTCGGCGCCGGCAAGAACCTCTGGAAGCTCACGGACTAATCGCCGAGCGGCGCTAGAGGGGCAGACAGGCCTCTCTAGCGCCCCGCTCGTCTCAGCCGGGCGGGTCCGTTAGCCTGGTGAGTCTCCATGAGCACCCCTGAACAGGGCGCTCTCGTGCGGGCACGTCGGCTCGTCAGCGAGATGCGCGGGTACCGCTGGAATCGAGGCAACCATATCTCGACCGAGGCCCCGATTATCATCGGCGGCTGCGGACGGAGCGGAACGACCCTGATGCGGGTGATCCTCGATTCGCACTCGCAAATCGCCTGTGGACCCGAATCGAACGTCTTCCCGTCGCCCAACAAGCTGAACGCGGGAAGCCCCGGCGCAGAGAAGCTCGCCAAGAAGTTCGATCTCTCGTCGACTGACATGAGAACCCTGCTGAAAAGTTCGTCGACGCGCGCCGAGTTCGCCGAGCGTTTCTTCGATGCCTACCGCAAGCAGGCCGGCAAACCGCTCTGGGCCGACAAGACCCCGCGCAACATCCAGGTGATGCCCTACATCCTCGAGCACTTCCCGAAGGCACGCTTCGTTCACGTCGTTCGCGACGGGCGCGACGTCGCGTGCTCGCTCCGAACGCATCCCCGCCACCGCGTGATCGACGGCCAGATCGTGAAGCTCGACACCTGGAACCCGATCGAAGACTGCGTCGGTCGCTGGGTGAAGGACGTGGGCGATGGCCTCACCTACCGTGGAGACCC encodes:
- a CDS encoding sulfotransferase, coding for MSTPEQGALVRARRLVSEMRGYRWNRGNHISTEAPIIIGGCGRSGTTLMRVILDSHSQIACGPESNVFPSPNKLNAGSPGAEKLAKKFDLSSTDMRTLLKSSSTRAEFAERFFDAYRKQAGKPLWADKTPRNIQVMPYILEHFPKARFVHVVRDGRDVACSLRTHPRHRVIDGQIVKLDTWNPIEDCVGRWVKDVGDGLTYRGDPRYYELKYEDLVTSTEDTLQGLFTFLQLPWESAVMSFHEVQSASRDPVKFAQNPEATKPLQSSSIGRWRKDLSQDDLAYVMREAGALLAKLDYTGETTSDTSHPTA
- a CDS encoding PQQ-binding-like beta-propeller repeat protein, giving the protein MNLKKALSTALSPLAVCAMLGFTGTDAAAGLATSPWPMFQHDAQHSGRTDVSGPQGPVPNIAWFKKTRSRLRASVAVGPTGTVFVPNGKNPLSAFDGTTGVELWQSSNHNGGHADRSGPAVNDVGVVYQGARDNDLWACDTTTGNVNWRYHIPHDGDVTTPPTIGSDGTIYMGSEALGSGWVYAMTPAGAPKWPVGGNVVDDGHVVLRGSFKNASPCLSHDELTLYLSVKDEAIALDSATGAELWRVEIAGKGFGSRHPNYAATMSNDDTQVYYQSKSGLWALDPATGDALWLFVPENKQELKSAVAIGADGTIYIGASKKKSSHFYALDPVDGSIKWKHVHSTKGRYSNNQAAVGADGKIYVGFGKAVFAFEEGGDGLGGSDLAWSMPLPGRIDAGVIIGGPGVLYVGAGKNLWKLTD
- a CDS encoding PQQ-binding-like beta-propeller repeat protein, giving the protein MNVKTFAPAALAASLALLANAPIASAGLDAGLWPMFQHDPQHSGRTTVNGPQGPAPQLVWEFRGDSRFRAAVVVDVNGTIYAPNGKRPLTAIDPNTGLELWSANVLPVAGKSKVGLADRSQPAVSDDGRIFQGARDNNLWVTETGTGAGDTAGEISWTFHIPHDGDVTTSPTIASDGTVYMGSEALGSGWFYAMNADGTFKWPNSANVQDGKVVLGGSLKNVSAALTPDESIVFVSIKTEAIALNAADGSERWRNVTASKGFGSRTPNYSPVVSADGSTVYFNSKDGLWAFDTDTGATVWPTPFVPPHPGGKKREALKSAPALGADGTIYIGASKSKKSSHFYALDPADGSIKWAHEHTDKGQYINAQAVIGADGTVYTGFGKMLYAFEGNGDGVGGSSIKWNIFVPGKFDAGPIIGAAGTIYVGVSKRLYKVTD